Proteins co-encoded in one Paraburkholderia terrae genomic window:
- a CDS encoding DapH/DapD/GlmU-related protein — MNDPHAAPHTPPSAPGRVIDLSLAGKGNYVASRGFLIELIWFFIEACVINNKLLPVSSVRVALLRLFGAKIGANCRFVHPVRVKAPWNLTVGDNCWFGVDVWLYNQAPIHIGSNVCISQGSFLSAGSHEMRTNMDLRVAPIVIEDGAWISSKCVVQMGVTIGRSAVVTPLSVVHRSLDAEGVYGGNPCRFIRKRFDTDVGGPA; from the coding sequence ATGAACGACCCGCATGCCGCGCCGCACACCCCGCCCTCTGCGCCGGGCCGCGTGATCGACCTGAGCCTGGCGGGCAAGGGCAACTACGTCGCGTCGCGCGGCTTTCTGATCGAGCTGATCTGGTTCTTCATCGAAGCGTGTGTGATCAACAACAAGCTGCTGCCCGTGTCGTCGGTGCGCGTGGCGCTGCTGCGGCTGTTCGGCGCGAAGATCGGCGCGAACTGCCGCTTCGTGCATCCCGTGCGGGTCAAGGCGCCGTGGAATCTCACCGTGGGCGACAACTGCTGGTTCGGCGTCGACGTGTGGCTCTACAACCAGGCGCCGATTCACATCGGCTCGAATGTCTGCATATCGCAAGGAAGCTTTCTGAGCGCGGGCTCGCATGAGATGCGAACCAACATGGATTTGCGCGTCGCGCCGATCGTCATCGAGGACGGCGCGTGGATTTCGTCGAAGTGCGTCGTGCAGATGGGCGTGACGATCGGCCGCTCGGCTGTTGTGACCCCGCTATCCGTCGTGCATCGCTCGCTCGACGCGGAAGGCGTGTATGGCGGCAATCCTTGCCGCTTTATTCGCAAGCGCTTCGATACTGACGTGGGAGGGCCCGCATAA
- a CDS encoding glycosyltransferase WbuB, protein MKILIYGLNYAPELSGAGKYTAEMAQMLAECGHEVRVVCAPPYYPDWKVANGYSMWRYRRDIMRGVYIWRAPLWVPPKPSGLKRMLHLASFALSSLPLLARQVTWRPGAVMLIAPTMACAPGALALARVTGAKAWLHVQDYEVDAAFDLGLLKSARAARIAYGIERLVLKRFDVVSSITNQMVERAVGKGVDADKTEFLPNWVDTRDIFPLGRVSEYRQTLGIPATNTVVLYSGNMGAKQGLETLADAARALAARDDITFVFCGNGAARDDLVKRCEGLPNCRFLPLQPASSLNELLNVADIHVLPQRGDAADLVMPSKLTGMLASGGAVIAMARPGTALYEAVANNGMIVSPEDTGELVDAIATLAEDGARRAAIGAAGRRYAEKMLSPLSTLLTLDTRLALLTGAAVPGAKPVAAPKANGPILSARVEESEVE, encoded by the coding sequence ATGAAGATCTTGATCTATGGTCTCAACTACGCGCCTGAGCTTTCGGGCGCGGGCAAGTACACGGCCGAAATGGCGCAGATGCTGGCGGAGTGCGGTCATGAAGTGCGCGTCGTGTGCGCGCCTCCGTACTATCCGGACTGGAAGGTCGCGAACGGCTACTCCATGTGGCGCTATCGGCGAGACATCATGCGCGGCGTGTACATCTGGCGCGCGCCGTTGTGGGTGCCGCCAAAACCAAGCGGCCTGAAGCGGATGCTGCATCTCGCGTCGTTCGCTCTGTCGTCGCTGCCGCTGCTCGCGAGGCAAGTCACATGGCGCCCGGGCGCCGTGATGCTGATCGCGCCCACGATGGCCTGCGCGCCGGGCGCGCTGGCGCTCGCGCGCGTGACGGGCGCGAAAGCGTGGCTGCATGTCCAGGACTACGAAGTCGATGCTGCCTTCGATCTCGGCCTGCTGAAAAGCGCACGCGCCGCGCGCATCGCTTACGGGATCGAGCGGCTCGTCCTGAAGCGTTTCGACGTCGTGTCGTCGATCACGAACCAGATGGTCGAGCGCGCGGTCGGCAAGGGCGTCGACGCGGACAAAACCGAATTTCTGCCGAACTGGGTCGACACGCGCGACATCTTTCCGCTTGGCCGCGTGAGCGAATACCGCCAGACGCTCGGCATCCCCGCTACCAATACGGTCGTGCTGTACTCGGGCAACATGGGCGCGAAGCAGGGTCTCGAGACGCTGGCGGACGCGGCCCGCGCGCTTGCTGCGCGCGACGACATCACCTTCGTGTTCTGCGGCAACGGCGCGGCGCGTGACGATCTCGTCAAGCGTTGTGAGGGTTTGCCCAACTGCCGGTTCCTGCCGTTGCAGCCGGCCTCGTCGCTGAACGAGTTGTTGAATGTCGCCGATATCCACGTGCTGCCCCAGCGCGGCGATGCGGCCGATCTCGTGATGCCATCGAAGCTGACGGGCATGCTCGCGAGCGGCGGCGCGGTGATCGCGATGGCGCGCCCCGGCACGGCGCTCTACGAAGCCGTCGCGAACAACGGCATGATCGTGTCGCCCGAGGACACAGGCGAACTCGTCGACGCCATCGCGACGCTCGCCGAAGACGGTGCGCGGCGCGCTGCCATCGGCGCGGCGGGGCGGCGTTACGCGGAGAAGATGCTGTCGCCGCTTTCGACGCTGCTCACGCTCGATACGCGCCTCGCTCTGCTGACGGGTGCCGCGGTCCCGGGTGCGAAACCGGTGGCGGCGCCAAAGGCGAACGGGCCCATCTTGTCGGCGCGGGTTGAGGAGTCGGAAGTGGAGTGA